In Fibrobacter sp. UWB10, a single window of DNA contains:
- a CDS encoding nucleotidyltransferase family protein yields MVLKKTDLLLFELLRFALDTTGELQCFAEAPTDAQWKAIYELAKRQCVRGVAFLGIKKLPENVRPARALLLRWSLDAEAIAGKNKLMDQEGARLTQIFEGAGRKNAILKGQANARLYPDVLSRQAGDIDIWVEGGRKNVSELLYKLNLLNAETDDHAYSLHHIHLPETKDGIAVEVHFKPASGIPFRNGALQEFLNEEIRKAEKVPEGFYSPSIKFALLMQMAHLQQHFYSGGLGLRQYMDYLMLLRHSTESDRSAAVAIMKRLSMMRACGAVMWLLQQVFGLEQNLMLCAPDRRRGERLLKLALAFGNFGQYKSKPKNVFVRWYKDRLQTLSWLPFDPVNAIFKELKYWRATISLIPLRIKRRRVAL; encoded by the coding sequence ATGGTTCTGAAAAAGACAGATTTGCTTTTGTTTGAACTTTTGCGGTTCGCGCTAGATACAACAGGAGAATTGCAATGTTTTGCAGAAGCGCCGACAGATGCACAGTGGAAGGCCATTTATGAGCTTGCCAAGCGCCAGTGTGTGCGTGGCGTCGCTTTTTTGGGAATCAAGAAACTGCCTGAAAATGTTCGGCCTGCAAGGGCTTTGCTTTTGCGCTGGTCGCTTGATGCCGAGGCAATTGCCGGCAAGAACAAGCTTATGGACCAAGAGGGCGCGCGCCTGACTCAAATTTTTGAGGGGGCTGGCCGCAAGAATGCCATTTTGAAGGGCCAGGCGAATGCGCGACTTTACCCAGACGTACTTTCGAGGCAAGCGGGCGATATTGATATTTGGGTCGAGGGCGGTCGTAAGAATGTTTCTGAATTGCTTTACAAATTGAATTTGTTGAATGCGGAAACCGATGACCATGCTTATTCGCTGCACCACATTCATTTGCCCGAGACGAAAGACGGAATCGCTGTCGAAGTGCATTTTAAGCCGGCATCGGGAATCCCGTTCCGCAATGGCGCATTGCAAGAATTTTTGAATGAAGAAATTCGCAAGGCCGAAAAAGTGCCCGAGGGCTTTTATTCTCCGTCAATCAAGTTTGCGCTCTTGATGCAAATGGCGCACTTGCAGCAGCATTTTTATAGCGGTGGCCTTGGCCTTAGGCAGTATATGGATTACTTGATGCTGCTTCGGCATTCTACCGAAAGCGATCGCAGTGCGGCGGTAGCTATCATGAAACGCTTGAGCATGATGCGTGCTTGCGGTGCTGTCATGTGGCTGTTGCAACAGGTTTTCGGGCTAGAACAAAACTTAATGCTTTGTGCGCCTGACCGCAGGCGCGGTGAACGCCTTTTGAAACTCGCACTTGCGTTCGGCAATTTTGGCCAGTACAAGTCGAAACCCAAGAATGTTTTTGTGCGCTGGTACAAGGACCGCTTACAGACGCTTTCTTGGTTGCCCTTTGACCCGGTGAATGCGATTTTCAAGGAACTCAAGTATTGGCGTGCAACAATTTCGCTGATTCCGTTGCGCATAAAACGCCGTCGTGTGGCGCTATAG
- a CDS encoding S24/S26 family peptidase, translating to MQKKDDAMILSEAIRLVSEGIEVTFPVNGRSMRPFIEGGRDSVVLVRPTNVKPMDVVLAKTDDGRFVIHRVMEMTGDRVTLMGDGNLLGREHTECKQIYAKVTHVVHPKGYKRSLYTPFIQFVQRMWVRLLPLRRYLLKLYRVYIRIRNL from the coding sequence ATGCAAAAGAAAGATGATGCAATGATTCTTTCCGAGGCGATTCGCCTAGTGAGCGAAGGTATCGAAGTGACTTTCCCGGTGAATGGGCGGAGCATGCGCCCGTTTATCGAAGGCGGCCGTGACAGCGTGGTGCTTGTTCGCCCAACAAACGTGAAGCCGATGGATGTGGTGCTCGCAAAGACTGATGACGGTCGGTTCGTAATTCACCGAGTAATGGAAATGACGGGCGACCGTGTAACATTGATGGGCGACGGCAATTTGCTTGGTCGCGAACATACTGAATGTAAACAAATTTATGCTAAAGTAACGCATGTTGTGCATCCAAAAGGTTACAAAAGATCTCTTTACACGCCTTTTATACAATTTGTCCAAAGAATGTGGGTGAGGCTTTTACCTTTGCGTCGTTATTTGCTTAAATTATATAGAGTCTACATTCGAATCCGGAACCTCTAG
- a CDS encoding PqqD family protein: MHIRKGFVLREVCGEQVIMGEGVGALDFGKLLCLNETASWLWARASELGEFTVEALADALCSEYDVAADDALNDVKCIVSQWQNVNVVE, translated from the coding sequence ATGCACATTAGAAAAGGATTTGTTCTGCGCGAAGTCTGCGGTGAACAGGTAATTATGGGCGAAGGCGTTGGCGCTCTCGATTTCGGGAAGCTCCTTTGCCTGAACGAAACGGCGTCTTGGCTTTGGGCGCGTGCAAGCGAACTCGGCGAATTTACCGTCGAAGCTCTTGCCGATGCGCTCTGTAGCGAATACGACGTTGCCGCCGACGATGCCTTGAACGATGTCAAGTGCATTGTTTCGCAGTGGCAAAACGTGAACGTAGTCGAATGA
- a CDS encoding ABC transporter ATP-binding protein, giving the protein MKYLSWLWNRTEGFRLNIALRIVFGVGRISLGLLMVWLSKRFIDETIRTGSQDDIVRMIALLVATVVGAIVLRIVFYYMTNVAMVRQSNRLRLQVFEGLFLRKLYAGAELHSGDVASRLSKDIESVSTTTMETLPQMIVTALQLVGAFLLMRWFDPRLAWALLLLTPVAIVLGKLVSRKLRNMTLAIRERESKIQMQVQEGVEHNVLMRSLESENWVAGRLGDMQQHLESDVLRRTRFTTLSRFALGSAFGLGYLLAFIWGGLGLRDGAITFGMMTSFLQLVGQIQHPILSILNMVPQVVHTTASIDRLEDLEKSKEPECDGTPMALEGSLGVRLENLHFGYAAGRHEVLEGFSHDFEPGSKTAIMGKTGAGKTTLFRLLLGFVRPDSGRMLIYSSSEVCAIGKETRTNFVYVPQGNTLLSGSVRLNLQLAKPDASEQEMLQALHAACADFVLDLPDGLNTEIGERGRGLSEGQAQRIGIARGLLRPGNVWLFDEVSSSLDESTERELFERLFATYPDKTMIFVTHRSAMSEICDEVVRL; this is encoded by the coding sequence ATGAAATACCTTTCGTGGTTATGGAATAGGACGGAAGGATTCCGCCTGAACATAGCGCTCCGCATTGTATTTGGTGTGGGGCGAATCTCGCTTGGGCTGTTGATGGTATGGCTCAGCAAGCGCTTTATTGATGAAACGATTCGCACAGGTAGTCAAGATGACATTGTGCGCATGATTGCGTTGCTTGTGGCAACGGTTGTGGGCGCGATTGTCTTGCGCATTGTGTTTTATTATATGACGAATGTGGCCATGGTCCGCCAGTCGAATCGCTTGCGTTTGCAAGTGTTCGAGGGCTTGTTCTTGCGTAAGCTTTACGCGGGGGCGGAACTGCATTCGGGTGATGTGGCGTCTAGGCTTTCGAAAGATATCGAGTCGGTGTCGACCACGACCATGGAAACCTTGCCGCAAATGATTGTGACTGCGTTACAGCTGGTGGGCGCGTTCCTTTTGATGCGCTGGTTTGATCCGCGGCTTGCGTGGGCCTTGCTGTTGCTTACGCCGGTGGCGATTGTGCTCGGAAAGTTGGTGTCTCGCAAACTCAGGAACATGACGCTTGCAATTCGTGAACGCGAATCCAAAATCCAGATGCAGGTGCAAGAGGGCGTGGAACACAATGTGCTCATGCGTTCGCTCGAAAGCGAGAACTGGGTGGCGGGTCGCCTGGGCGACATGCAACAGCACTTGGAAAGCGATGTGTTGCGCCGTACGCGATTCACGACGCTTTCGCGTTTTGCGCTCGGGTCTGCTTTTGGGCTGGGTTACTTGCTGGCCTTTATTTGGGGCGGCCTTGGGCTGCGCGATGGGGCGATAACGTTTGGTATGATGACGTCGTTCTTGCAGTTGGTGGGCCAGATTCAGCACCCGATTCTTTCGATTTTGAACATGGTGCCGCAAGTGGTGCATACCACCGCAAGCATTGACCGCTTGGAAGATCTTGAAAAATCCAAGGAGCCTGAATGTGACGGAACGCCTATGGCGCTTGAAGGTTCGCTTGGGGTTCGACTCGAGAACCTGCATTTTGGCTATGCGGCGGGCCGGCACGAGGTCTTGGAAGGATTCAGTCACGATTTTGAACCTGGTTCCAAGACGGCGATTATGGGCAAGACTGGCGCTGGAAAGACGACTCTGTTCCGACTGTTGCTTGGCTTTGTAAGGCCCGATAGCGGGCGAATGTTAATTTATTCAAGCTCCGAGGTGTGTGCGATTGGCAAAGAGACTCGCACGAATTTTGTGTACGTGCCGCAGGGCAATACTTTGCTGAGCGGGAGCGTTCGCTTGAATTTGCAACTGGCCAAGCCCGATGCAAGCGAGCAAGAAATGTTGCAAGCCCTGCATGCGGCCTGTGCTGACTTTGTGCTGGATTTGCCCGATGGCTTGAATACAGAAATCGGCGAGCGCGGCCGTGGCCTGAGCGAGGGCCAGGCACAACGAATTGGAATTGCCCGCGGGCTTTTACGGCCTGGGAATGTTTGGCTGTTTGACGAGGTGAGTTCTTCGCTCGATGAATCGACGGAGCGCGAATTGTTCGAAAGGCTGTTTGCGACTTACCCCGACAAGACCATGATTTTTGTGACGCACCGTTCGGCAATGTCTGAAATTTGCGACGAAGTCGTTCGACTATGA
- a CDS encoding DUF5662 family protein has product MHPLKHFITITKHRNEVIRLCFKAGIGFQGLFHDLSKYSPTEFIPGAKYYMGDQSPNNGERNDKGYSLAWMHHKGRNKHHFEFWYDYEMATKKLVPIDMPDRYIKEMFCDRVAASKTYNKAGYTQESPLLYLTKSTAREKMTEKTYRKLLYLLKMLAEKGEKETLAFMKRTKVLPEAEV; this is encoded by the coding sequence ATGCATCCGCTTAAACACTTTATAACGATTACGAAGCACCGGAACGAGGTGATTCGGCTTTGCTTTAAGGCCGGAATCGGGTTCCAAGGCTTGTTCCACGATTTGTCGAAGTACAGCCCGACTGAATTTATTCCGGGGGCCAAGTATTACATGGGCGATCAGTCGCCTAACAATGGGGAACGCAACGACAAGGGCTATAGCTTGGCTTGGATGCATCATAAGGGCCGGAACAAGCACCATTTTGAATTCTGGTATGACTACGAAATGGCGACCAAAAAGCTTGTGCCGATTGATATGCCGGACCGCTACATTAAAGAGATGTTTTGCGACCGTGTGGCGGCTTCTAAGACTTACAACAAGGCGGGCTATACGCAAGAATCGCCGCTTTTGTATTTGACTAAAAGTACGGCCCGCGAAAAGATGACTGAAAAGACTTACCGCAAGTTGCTTTACTTGCTCAAAATGCTTGCCGAAAAAGGTGAAAAAGAAACGCTTGCGTTCATGAAACGGACGAAGGTTCTGCCTGAAGCAGAAGTTTAA
- a CDS encoding RNA methyltransferase, translated as MLSTALEKRIKRQVIGKPHRFLAITPLGFEQTLVHELQGFGLEFADSESEPRIAGDGKVEFTAKITEAWKVVAYSRIANRVQMHIADFKAENFRDLEKKAAEIPWELYLSDERTGYALQTRDERSISSNSLRIHVTCKHSRLYHSDAVAERLQNVINSHAPCHPGEGREQQFLPEPQNIFVTLVDDRCTIWLDLAGEELYKRGHERFVNDAPLKETIAAAMIFESFHGLPSTSYCLLDLMAGSGTFSLEAAYTANGIIPGKCRDFALKHQPAFKPATWNHIIKQERVILSETPNGVESKNLIARILTSDISPKAVEIIKHNVECSPLAGIEPAPVSPELRDFFSYTAPEIAELCGESSPVIVLNPPYGKRLDFDAPKLYTRIGRRLAELARALRTLGKPLTVAILAPKDDNRPGSAYTCTANLLRECPGLSPEHNPAAKCIATSHGGFSLNVFIAKI; from the coding sequence ATGCTCTCTACAGCCCTCGAAAAGCGCATCAAGCGGCAGGTGATTGGTAAGCCGCACCGTTTTTTGGCGATTACACCGCTTGGTTTCGAACAAACTCTAGTACACGAATTGCAGGGTTTCGGGCTAGAATTCGCTGATAGCGAAAGCGAGCCTCGTATTGCTGGCGACGGCAAGGTCGAATTTACCGCCAAGATTACCGAAGCGTGGAAGGTTGTTGCCTACAGTCGCATTGCAAACCGAGTGCAAATGCACATTGCCGACTTCAAGGCCGAAAACTTCCGCGACCTCGAAAAGAAAGCCGCCGAAATTCCGTGGGAGCTGTACTTATCAGACGAGAGAACGGGCTACGCCCTACAGACGAGAGACGAAAGGAGTATTTCTAGCAACTCGCTCCGTATTCACGTGACTTGCAAGCATTCGCGCCTGTACCACAGCGACGCCGTCGCCGAACGCCTGCAAAACGTCATCAACTCGCACGCCCCATGTCATCCCGGCGAAGGCCGGGAACAGCAATTTCTGCCGGAGCCTCAAAACATCTTCGTCACCCTCGTCGATGACCGCTGCACAATTTGGCTTGACCTTGCAGGCGAAGAACTTTACAAGCGCGGTCACGAGCGATTCGTGAATGACGCTCCGCTCAAAGAAACCATCGCCGCCGCGATGATTTTCGAATCATTCCACGGTCTACCATCTACTTCCTACTGTCTACTTGACTTAATGGCCGGCAGCGGCACATTCAGCCTCGAAGCGGCTTACACGGCAAACGGGATCATTCCAGGGAAATGCCGCGATTTCGCCTTAAAGCACCAGCCCGCATTCAAGCCCGCTACCTGGAACCACATCATCAAACAAGAGCGTGTCATTCTGAGCGAAACGCCGAACGGCGTGGAGTCGAAGAATCTAATCGCGCGCATCCTCACCAGCGACATTTCGCCAAAGGCTGTCGAAATCATCAAGCACAATGTGGAATGCTCGCCGCTCGCAGGCATCGAGCCCGCGCCCGTCTCGCCAGAGCTCCGCGATTTTTTCAGCTACACCGCGCCTGAAATTGCCGAACTGTGCGGAGAATCTTCGCCCGTTATCGTTCTGAATCCGCCCTACGGCAAGCGTCTCGATTTTGACGCGCCCAAGCTCTACACGCGCATTGGCCGCCGACTCGCCGAGCTCGCCCGCGCCCTGCGCACCCTCGGCAAACCGCTCACAGTCGCAATCCTTGCGCCCAAAGACGACAACCGCCCTGGCTCCGCATACACATGCACCGCAAACTTGCTGCGAGAGTGCCCCGGCTTATCGCCCGAGCACAATCCGGCCGCCAAATGCATCGCCACCAGCCACGGCGGCTTCAGCCTGAACGTATTTATCGCTAAAATTTAA
- the rhuM gene encoding RhuM family protein, protein MSEKEILPVAEKNEIIVYQPEGGEFHIEVRVENETVWLTQAQMAELFGTSRTNIVEHIGHIYEENELDLESTCRKFRQVQIEGSRRVKRQIPFYNLDMILSLGYRVKSAVATKFRRWANQVLKEHLLRGCSVNQRLISHENRLEKLDSRVIYLEKQVDFFVKANLPPSEGLLPANAHWSGYEFAVQLVRSAKKELVIIDPFANDMVLSLMAKRAEGVNATIYSARITHAMREEEARLNRQFPTVRLENMREVHDRFIIVDDKVYHVGASFKDLGNQMTAFSVLNLITKEQILAMVK, encoded by the coding sequence ATGAGCGAAAAAGAGATTCTGCCGGTTGCCGAAAAGAACGAGATTATCGTGTACCAACCTGAGGGCGGAGAATTCCACATCGAAGTGCGGGTTGAAAACGAAACCGTCTGGCTAACACAAGCGCAGATGGCGGAGTTGTTCGGCACTTCACGAACAAACATCGTTGAACACATTGGTCATATCTATGAAGAAAACGAGTTAGACCTGGAGTCAACCTGTCGGAAATTCCGACAAGTTCAAATAGAAGGATCCAGAAGAGTTAAGCGTCAGATTCCATTCTACAATCTGGACATGATTCTATCACTCGGTTACCGGGTCAAATCTGCCGTCGCGACAAAATTTCGCCGTTGGGCTAATCAAGTTTTGAAAGAGCATCTGCTCCGAGGTTGCAGCGTCAACCAAAGGCTCATTTCGCACGAAAACAGGCTAGAAAAACTAGATTCACGAGTCATTTATCTCGAAAAGCAGGTGGATTTCTTTGTGAAGGCGAACTTGCCACCTAGTGAGGGTTTGTTGCCGGCGAATGCTCATTGGAGCGGCTACGAGTTTGCTGTGCAACTGGTACGTTCTGCGAAAAAAGAACTAGTCATTATTGATCCGTTTGCAAACGACATGGTTCTATCTCTTATGGCAAAACGCGCCGAAGGCGTAAACGCTACCATCTATTCTGCTAGAATCACCCACGCCATGAGGGAAGAAGAGGCCCGTCTGAACAGGCAATTCCCGACAGTTCGTTTGGAAAATATGCGTGAGGTCCACGACCGATTCATCATCGTCGACGACAAGGTTTATCATGTGGGAGCGTCATTCAAGGATTTAGGAAACCAAATGACTGCCTTCTCAGTACTGAATCTTATTACCAAAGAACAGATACTCGCAATGGTGAAGTAA
- a CDS encoding DegT/DnrJ/EryC1/StrS family aminotransferase, giving the protein MTMRFEKKVWLSSPTMHGEEIKYVTEAYETNWMSTVGANINEVERLAAEKVGCKYAVALSAGTAALHLCTKLAGEALYGMPKVGEGSLRGHRVFCSDMTFDATVNPIAYENGEAVFIDTEYDTWNMDPVALEKAFEIYPDVRLVVLVHLYGTPAKVDEIRAICKKHNALLIEDAAESFGASYKGKQTGNFGDYSAISFNGNKIITGSSGGMFLTDSKDDAEKVRKWSTQSREAAPWYQHEEIGYNYRMSNVIAGVVRGQMPYLEEHIAQKKAIYMRYKEGLKGLPVAMNPYDVGNSEPNFWLSCLIIDKDAMCKQVRGETDALYVHEKGKSCPTEILDRIAAMNAEGRPIWKPMHMQPMYMSHAFITASGNGRARTNAYIAGECQDNGADIFARGLCLPSDNKMTPEQQDAIIQTIKDCFE; this is encoded by the coding sequence ATGACTATGCGGTTCGAAAAGAAAGTTTGGCTCTCTAGCCCCACCATGCACGGGGAAGAAATCAAGTACGTTACAGAAGCTTATGAAACCAACTGGATGAGCACCGTGGGTGCGAACATCAACGAGGTCGAGCGTCTGGCTGCCGAAAAAGTCGGCTGCAAGTACGCCGTGGCCCTTTCTGCCGGAACCGCCGCGCTTCACCTGTGCACCAAGCTCGCGGGCGAGGCCTTGTACGGCATGCCCAAGGTGGGCGAGGGGAGCCTCCGCGGCCACAGGGTGTTCTGCAGCGACATGACCTTCGACGCCACCGTGAACCCCATCGCCTACGAAAACGGCGAAGCCGTGTTCATCGACACCGAGTACGACACCTGGAACATGGATCCCGTCGCCCTCGAAAAGGCCTTCGAAATTTACCCCGACGTGCGTCTGGTGGTGCTCGTGCACCTGTACGGCACCCCCGCCAAAGTTGACGAAATCCGCGCCATTTGCAAAAAGCATAACGCCCTCCTTATCGAAGACGCCGCCGAAAGCTTCGGCGCAAGCTACAAGGGCAAGCAGACCGGCAACTTCGGCGACTACAGCGCCATCAGCTTCAATGGCAACAAGATCATCACCGGCAGTAGCGGCGGCATGTTCCTTACCGACAGCAAAGACGACGCCGAAAAAGTCCGCAAGTGGAGCACCCAGAGCCGCGAAGCCGCTCCCTGGTACCAGCACGAAGAAATCGGCTACAACTACCGCATGAGCAACGTGATCGCCGGCGTAGTCCGCGGCCAGATGCCCTATTTGGAAGAACACATCGCCCAGAAAAAGGCCATCTACATGCGCTACAAGGAAGGCCTGAAAGGCTTGCCCGTGGCCATGAACCCCTATGACGTGGGCAACAGCGAACCGAACTTCTGGCTCAGCTGCCTGATTATCGACAAGGACGCCATGTGCAAGCAGGTGCGCGGCGAAACCGACGCCCTGTACGTGCACGAAAAAGGCAAGAGCTGCCCCACGGAAATCCTGGACCGCATCGCCGCCATGAACGCCGAAGGCCGCCCCATCTGGAAACCCATGCACATGCAGCCCATGTACATGAGCCACGCATTCATCACCGCTAGCGGCAACGGACGCGCACGCACCAACGCCTACATCGCAGGCGAGTGCCAGGACAACGGCGCCGACATCTTCGCCCGCGGCCTGTGCCTGCCCAGCGACAACAAGATGACCCCCGAACAGCAGGATGCCATCATCCAGACCATCAAGGATTGCTTCGAGTAA
- a CDS encoding RloB family protein: MGKLHQTALILGEGPTEFYYFMSLRDVFKNLSIKPDFPKHTNLAELEAKIKEGIDLGYNHIFCVIDMDTKDQEPEHSQYQMLKKKYANPIKKPKKGIDCKVEFFETHRCTELFFLYYFRYTSRPYDNQEQLLNDLNQSVKYKKTDEFFRKGLHGYFEQNKGSFANAIANAEKSMTEKQRDGREYTYSELGRLMISLKELLERNLTRSNP, encoded by the coding sequence ATGGGCAAATTACATCAAACAGCACTTATCTTGGGAGAAGGGCCTACTGAATTCTATTACTTCATGTCCCTGCGCGATGTATTCAAAAATCTGTCCATCAAACCAGACTTTCCCAAGCATACGAACCTAGCGGAACTCGAGGCCAAGATAAAAGAGGGCATTGATTTGGGCTACAACCATATCTTCTGCGTTATCGACATGGACACGAAGGACCAAGAGCCCGAACATTCTCAATATCAAATGTTGAAGAAAAAGTATGCCAATCCTATCAAAAAGCCAAAGAAAGGCATTGACTGTAAGGTCGAATTCTTCGAAACGCATCGCTGTACAGAGTTGTTTTTCCTTTACTATTTCCGTTACACATCGCGTCCTTACGACAATCAAGAGCAGCTTCTGAACGATTTGAACCAGAGTGTGAAATACAAAAAGACAGATGAATTCTTTAGAAAGGGACTACATGGCTACTTTGAACAAAACAAAGGAAGTTTTGCAAATGCTATAGCCAACGCAGAAAAATCAATGACGGAAAAGCAGAGAGATGGTAGAGAATATACTTACTCAGAGTTGGGGCGCTTGATGATTTCTTTGAAAGAATTATTAGAGCGAAACCTTACTCGAAGCAATCCTTGA
- a CDS encoding ATP-binding protein — protein MIRNFWVKNYLSIRDKQELNFLAKGPSSELVTEVVDGVFLYKLGILYGSNASGKSNMLIALNEVFRILVLPKSDASKKIYNSVPFALTKNEPIEMHVSFYANGIRYDYDVKFNEKYILNEALYYYPNKSKSLFYERSFVDENIQADIKFGTSLKLQVKTQESIRENTLNNHSVLSVCRKAALKEDIAPFNELHHWIMDNYHDVDGDGEKGIVEILTEAYNNPRKRKFYNTMLQKADLNIVGYRPSTEDSFLSAELRERIKKENFPDKMKEELLKPTVDSVAFINHSIDGDFDISLNWQSKGTQKYIRILEALYDMITGSHVYYLDELGEDLHNDLLYYYLNVFIFNSDKSQLIITSQETTLLSQDLINENRGVVWFVDKNKETASSAYSRGDSFGLHKNLSLYNSYRIGRLGAKPELGSIFINLED, from the coding sequence ATGATAAGAAACTTTTGGGTGAAGAATTATCTTTCCATTCGCGACAAGCAAGAATTAAATTTCTTAGCCAAAGGCCCCTCATCGGAGCTTGTTACAGAAGTTGTCGATGGCGTTTTCTTGTATAAATTGGGTATCCTTTATGGTTCGAACGCTTCTGGAAAATCGAACATGCTTATTGCGTTGAATGAAGTGTTTCGCATATTGGTTTTACCGAAATCAGATGCAAGCAAAAAAATTTATAACAGCGTCCCGTTTGCTCTCACAAAAAACGAACCCATAGAGATGCATGTGTCATTCTACGCCAATGGTATTAGGTATGATTATGACGTAAAGTTCAATGAAAAATACATTTTGAATGAAGCTTTATACTATTACCCCAACAAGTCAAAATCATTATTCTACGAACGTTCATTTGTTGACGAAAATATACAGGCCGATATCAAGTTTGGAACCAGTCTGAAACTACAGGTTAAGACCCAAGAAAGTATTCGCGAGAACACATTGAACAACCATAGTGTCTTATCTGTTTGCAGAAAGGCTGCGCTGAAAGAGGATATAGCCCCCTTCAATGAGCTACATCATTGGATTATGGACAATTATCATGATGTGGATGGTGATGGGGAAAAGGGTATTGTCGAAATCCTTACGGAAGCTTATAATAATCCAAGGAAACGCAAGTTCTATAACACCATGCTACAAAAGGCAGACTTGAACATTGTGGGATATCGGCCTAGTACAGAAGATAGTTTTTTATCAGCAGAGCTTCGTGAACGCATTAAAAAGGAAAACTTTCCCGATAAAATGAAGGAAGAATTGCTTAAGCCAACAGTTGATTCTGTAGCATTTATCAATCATTCCATCGATGGCGATTTTGACATTTCTCTCAATTGGCAATCAAAAGGGACCCAGAAATACATACGCATTCTAGAAGCTTTATACGACATGATTACCGGCTCTCATGTGTACTACCTTGATGAATTAGGAGAGGATCTACACAACGACTTGTTGTATTATTATCTCAATGTTTTCATTTTTAACTCGGACAAATCTCAGCTGATTATCACAAGTCAGGAAACGACGCTCTTGTCTCAAGATTTGATTAATGAAAACAGAGGCGTTGTATGGTTTGTTGATAAAAACAAAGAGACTGCATCGTCGGCATATTCTCGCGGTGATTCATTTGGATTACATAAGAACCTTTCCCTTTACAATTCATATCGCATTGGTCGACTGGGAGCTAAGCCCGAACTTGGTAGCATCTTTATAAATCTGGAAGATTGA
- a CDS encoding sugar transferase, producing MYSRCLKRVLDFCCALLAIVCLSPLLVALTLVGAVKMKGNPFFTQPRPGLNEKIFKLVKFRTMTNEKDANGNLLPDDVRLNAYGKFLRSTSLDELPELFNILKGDMAVIGPRPQLVRDMVFMTPEQRKRHTVRQGLSGLAQVNGRNAVTWESKIGYDLQYIEKITLLGDIRIILTTLGKVFKRDGITEDGSDTATDLGDYLLASGKITREQYDRGQAEAKKLIAEAE from the coding sequence GTGTACTCCCGCTGCCTAAAAAGAGTCCTTGATTTCTGCTGCGCGCTCCTGGCCATTGTCTGCCTGAGCCCGCTCCTCGTGGCACTCACCCTCGTTGGTGCAGTCAAAATGAAGGGCAACCCCTTCTTTACGCAACCGCGCCCCGGCCTTAACGAAAAGATTTTCAAGCTCGTCAAGTTCCGCACCATGACCAACGAAAAGGACGCCAACGGCAACCTGCTCCCAGACGATGTCCGCCTGAACGCCTACGGCAAGTTCCTGCGCTCTACCAGCCTCGACGAGCTCCCCGAACTCTTCAACATCCTCAAGGGCGACATGGCCGTAATCGGGCCGAGACCCCAGCTCGTGCGCGACATGGTCTTTATGACCCCCGAACAGCGCAAACGCCACACCGTGCGGCAGGGGCTCAGCGGACTTGCGCAGGTGAACGGGCGCAACGCCGTCACCTGGGAATCGAAAATCGGCTACGACCTGCAGTACATCGAGAAAATCACCCTCCTCGGCGACATCAGGATAATCCTCACCACTCTCGGCAAGGTGTTCAAGCGCGACGGAATCACCGAAGACGGTTCCGACACCGCCACCGACCTCGGCGACTACCTGCTCGCAAGCGGCAAGATCACCCGCGAACAGTACGACCGTGGACAAGCCGAAGCGAAAAAGCTCATTGCGGAGGCTGAGTAG